One genomic window of Ilyobacter polytropus DSM 2926 includes the following:
- a CDS encoding glycine betaine ABC transporter substrate-binding protein, whose amino-acid sequence MSKLVRNILIVAAIVVFSACGKKEAEVETIKIGHKNFTEERILGQIFSVMIENHTDYKTDVKELGGTKICFEAVKNGDIDLYPEYSGTAYAAILGKSGLTDPDEVYRLAKEGLKAEYDLDYLNTLNFNNTYTLAVRPETAEKYNLKTFSDIEKVSGELVIGATMEFLEREDGILGLKKAFPSMEFKEQKPLDGGLRYTAIKELKIDVTDAFSTDGKLLEYNLVILEDDKNVFLPAYVAPILNGKFAEAYPDVVEVLEKLSGQINEAEIQKMNYRADEQGIPTRVVAEEFLKEKGFI is encoded by the coding sequence ATGAGTAAATTAGTTAGAAATATTTTAATAGTAGCCGCAATAGTTGTATTTTCTGCTTGTGGTAAAAAAGAGGCTGAGGTTGAAACAATTAAGATTGGTCATAAAAACTTTACTGAAGAAAGGATACTTGGACAGATATTTTCAGTTATGATTGAGAATCATACTGATTATAAGACCGATGTAAAAGAATTAGGTGGAACAAAGATTTGTTTTGAAGCGGTAAAAAACGGAGATATAGATCTTTATCCTGAGTATAGCGGGACGGCTTACGCAGCTATTCTAGGTAAAAGTGGACTAACAGATCCTGATGAAGTTTATAGGTTGGCAAAAGAGGGACTGAAAGCAGAGTACGATTTAGATTATTTAAATACATTAAATTTTAATAATACGTATACTTTGGCAGTAAGACCTGAAACGGCTGAAAAGTATAATCTGAAAACATTTTCAGATATAGAAAAAGTTTCTGGTGAACTGGTAATCGGAGCAACTATGGAATTTCTAGAAAGAGAAGATGGAATCTTAGGTCTGAAAAAAGCGTTTCCGAGTATGGAGTTTAAAGAGCAAAAACCTCTTGATGGAGGACTCCGTTATACTGCTATAAAAGAGCTTAAGATAGATGTTACAGATGCCTTCTCTACAGATGGGAAACTTTTAGAGTACAACTTGGTAATACTAGAAGACGATAAAAACGTCTTTCTGCCAGCTTATGTGGCACCAATTTTAAACGGTAAATTTGCAGAGGCTTACCCAGATGTAGTGGAAGTTCTAGAAAAGCTTTCTGGTCAGATCAATGAGGCAGAGATACAGAAAATGAATTACAGAGCTGATGAGCAGGGAATTCCTACAAGAGTTGTGGCAGAAGAATTCTTAAAGGAAAAAGGATTTATATAA